A single window of Flagellimonas maritima DNA harbors:
- a CDS encoding DUF5700 domain-containing putative Zn-dependent protease: MILRALLFVIFFITFCTLSAQEIDITYDYSATEKLLQIFEKKEFVDKDFEELIELKGTKAYLRKLAMFFPNVDADGYKESLKAALNSNYIDDDPYMFNRLVPLLPESKKLLKQVIKNKKELALSTIDKLKAYCPKNLKITATVYLTLGVIGGGWTFDDEPNAFYVDLSSMKGDYLGLAYLSAHELYHLAQYRFMKQIDKSDRINYLLDQMVREGSATYVSDFSKIPSSGPYIDFSKKEYSRNFKRLIINFALFESLVFQAKHDKHVEIDKLYNIGYSGMFQSPMYYVGYHIIKLIEKYKGKDELVSLLKNPPREMFLAYLKVYNENASIDEDFVPLSKSTIDIIKSLR, encoded by the coding sequence ATGATTTTGAGAGCTTTATTATTTGTAATCTTTTTTATTACTTTCTGTACTTTAAGTGCGCAAGAAATTGATATCACATATGATTATTCCGCAACGGAGAAACTCTTACAAATATTTGAAAAAAAAGAATTTGTAGATAAGGACTTTGAAGAATTGATTGAGTTGAAAGGTACAAAAGCGTACTTAAGGAAGTTGGCCATGTTTTTTCCAAATGTTGATGCAGATGGTTATAAAGAAAGTTTAAAAGCTGCGCTGAACAGTAATTATATTGACGATGACCCTTACATGTTCAATAGATTGGTGCCTTTGCTCCCCGAATCAAAAAAGCTATTGAAACAGGTAATCAAAAATAAAAAAGAATTAGCACTAAGTACCATTGATAAACTTAAGGCATACTGTCCTAAGAATTTAAAAATAACCGCAACAGTTTATTTAACGCTTGGTGTTATTGGCGGTGGTTGGACCTTTGATGATGAACCCAATGCTTTTTATGTTGATTTATCATCGATGAAAGGGGATTATCTAGGTTTGGCCTATTTGAGTGCGCATGAGCTTTACCATTTGGCACAATACCGTTTTATGAAGCAAATTGATAAGAGTGATAGGATAAATTATCTCTTAGACCAAATGGTACGAGAAGGATCGGCTACTTACGTTTCCGATTTTTCAAAAATTCCTTCATCAGGTCCGTATATAGATTTTAGCAAAAAGGAATACAGCCGAAATTTTAAAAGACTTATTATAAATTTTGCGCTTTTTGAGAGTTTAGTGTTTCAGGCAAAGCATGATAAGCATGTTGAGATAGATAAACTCTATAACATTGGTTATAGTGGAATGTTTCAAAGCCCTATGTATTATGTAGGATACCATATCATAAAATTAATCGAGAAATATAAAGGAAAAGATGAATTGGTCTCCCTTTTAAAAAATCCCCCCAGAGAAATGTTTCTGGCCTATTTAAAAGTATATAATGAAAATGCATCGATTGATGAGGATTTTGTCCCATTATCAAAATCAACTATTGATATCATAAAATCGTTACGATAA